acccaggaggttccacctgaacaggagaagaaacttctttactgtgtgggtgctggacccttggagcaggctgcccagagaggttgtggagtctccttccatggagagcttccaaccccagctggccattgtgatcctgggcaagctgctgtgggtgcccctgcttgagcagggggcttggagtggatgatctccacaggtcccttccaactcctaccatgctgggatctaTGAACATGAACTCACCTTCATGCCGAAAGTGAAGATGGTGATGAAGACCTTCATGACCAGGGCCAAAGCCAGCTGCCACATGGCAGTGTACACCCCGGGGCCAGCAGCTCTGTCGGGCAGGTCATCCCCCTTGGTGCTGTTGAAGTCGTTGACGTACTCGCAGAGCTGGGAGGAGTCCAAGACGCCGCAGTCGTTGAAGAGCTCCGAAATGAGCTCGCTGGTGCTCATCCTGGTGTACTCGTTGGGGAAGGCCAGGACGGCCGTGATGGCTGtcaccaccagcacctccagcaccgGGTACCTGCCCAGCTTGGTGGTCTTGCGCCGCCTGCACCAGGCGATGTTGCTGCGAATGAAGAAGGCTCCCCAGAGCCCACCGAATATCCCCAAGAGGATGAAGggcaccagctccagcaggtgcCATGGCATGTGGAACTCCACGTAGAAGAGGACCAGGCGGCTGTTCCCAAAGGGGTTGATGGAGCGAAGGGTGAAGGCAGCCACCAGAGCGGCAAAGAAGGATCTCCAGAGCGTCTTGAGGGGGAAGTAGTAACTGACCTAAAGGGGAACACAAAGATTGGGTCACCTTGGCACTTGTcaccctccttcctctcccgcCCAGCACCCCAGGCTTTGCTCCAGAAGGGGACAATGACCAGGGCAGGTCCTGGCCTGCCTATCTCCAGTGCAAGTGCCCTCTATGGTCCCTGAAGTGGAGGTGACTTCCGGGGACAACAGAAGATGTCACAAACCAGCTATGAGCTCAGGCCAGAGACTTGATAGCCAAGAGTGCTCTGCAAAGTCCAGGAGTGTCCAACAACAGCATGTGCCACAActgccaccacagccactgctcagctcagcagaaCCAGCCCAGCCCTCCGCTGAGCTAAGCCctgaagccagcagtgtgaTCCACCATGTCTGGATCCAGAAGACAAGGATTAGAAgctctttgtgaagaaaaggGGTTTGATAAACAAGGCTTGGAAGCTCCCCGAGAACAAAAGGCATTTGATAGAAGCTCCTTGAGAAGGGGTTAGATAAAGGTCAGAAGCTCTTTGAGAAGGGGTGTGATAAAGAGGGATTGGAAGCTCCTCAAGAAGAAAAGGGGGTTGATAAAGAGGGATTGGAAGCTCTTTGTGAAGGAAAGGGATTTAACAGGGATTGGAAGCTCCTCAAGGAGAAGAGGGATTTGCTAAACAGGGTTTGAAAGCTCCTTGTGAAGAAAAGGGGCACGGTGAGCCAGTTTGTCCCAGGCAGCCtgtcacagagctgtcaggaggGAGTGGACACCTGGAGGCATGGCAGaagctgtggctgtgagcagtcAGCTTGGCTGAGCATGGACTAACCAAGAGGTTCGTCACAAAGCTGTGGCAGAAGATCATCCAAAAGACATTCTCCAGTGTGGATGAGAATCACTTGGAGCCCCGGTCAGCTCTTGGGTTGCCTGGCCTTGCAAgcaccaccaaccaaccaagagGGTCTCTGCTCTCCACACCTAAGGCGTTGGGAGGGGGCTGCATTTCTAAAGCAGCAGGGTCAGCAAGGAAGCATCTGGCCCAGAGCCAAGAGAAAGTGCTGCTGTTACctcttccaggctgaagagcactCCTCCGATCGGCGCCCCGAAGGCCACAGacacaccagcagctgctgctgctgacagaacCTAGGGGACAAACCAGACatttccagctcccctgccaaaCCTTTGCCCTTCTGCTGTTCATCTTTACCTCAATCTGGACAATTTTTATCTCCAGAGAGTGCAGAATCAATAAGGAGTTGACCTGGGATAGGCAGCAGGGCAAAAGGAGTTCCCTCAGGAGAAGGGCTGCAAGCAGCCACCAAGCATTGGGGgttgatagaatggtttgggttggaagggacctttaaaagatcatccagttccaaccctgtgctgagggaagggacactcccactagaccagattgctcaaagcctcatccagcctggtcttaaacacttccagggatgaggcatccacaacttctctgggcaatttgttccagtgtctcaccaccctcagagtaaagaacttctgcctaaggtccaacctaaatcaaccctgctctagtttcaaaccattgcccctcaccctatcaccacaagccaagatgagaaaacagcctcaagatgccccaggggaggtttaggctggacatgaggagcaatttcttgtCCTTGAGGGtagtcaaggcctggcccagggcagtggtggagtccccatccttggagggatttcaaagccatgatggagatgtggtgctgagggccatggtctggtggtgacctggcagtgctgggggacaccagacctcctccaacccaaaggattctatgagtcttaCTGATTGTCCTGCAGCACTTGGAGATCACGGATTCTCTACAAGCACACGCTAAACCACGTCCTGAAGCACACCAAGAGCGTGCCAAAACAGAACAATTTACAGtcagagcacagccccagccccaccactgtCCCCACCCCACCTCAGCAGCTTGCCCGCACCGGGGTCCCTCCGTACCTCCCTGCGCTTGGCTTCGTTCTTGCGGTATTTGGTGAAGAGGTGACACAAGAtgttcccacagcagcaggccaCGTGCACCAGGGGCCCCTCCTTGCCCAGGCTCAGCCCAGAGGACACTGCCAGCACTAAGGTGATGGTTTTGATGATCAGGGTCCACTTGCCCAGGTAGCCTCTAATGATGAAACCACTTAAGATAGTTTTGATCTGGAAGTCAAGCACACAAAGCTCTGCAGGCTTTCAGTCAAGccctcagcagagctcctgcctgGTCAGGCTGCCCTCAGCTCTCCCCCACAGCTttcagagccctctccagctatCAGAAGTAGAGTTGGTCAAGAGATCTTTCTGTGCAAAGATAAAAAGAGCTGTTTTGAGTCCTTCCTTCAGCCACTGTCCCTGCTGAAGAACAACCTGAGGCTGGTTTTGGAGGCTCTTACACAAATGGTGCTTTTGAAACTGCCTCCTGCAGGAAACACTTCTGCTTGGAAAAGTACTACATAGAGCAGCAGGCATGCTTCAGGAAGAgtttggggggaggagggaaatacATTAAGGCACCTTAAGCCCAAAAAATGATTAGCTCACAGCAGGAATGGATGGTGGGTGCCCATCCCACCTCCCAAAGCCGAGCCCACTCCCACTCTCACTCACCTCTGGGATCCCTGAGCCGCAGGCGTAAGGAGCAAAGCCCTTGAcgagcagcacagcaaggagggagaagagcaaGGCCCAGACAACGTACATTAAGTAGTTGAGAATGTAGGCAAAGGCCCCCTGGAAGACAGAGAAAGAGACCCCAATTGGATGATGTCAGCTGAGATCCCATCAAAGCTGCATGCTGAAGCAAGCAGACAGAGGATGTGAGGGCTCCAAGCCCTGAAGTGGTCAatggtgggacttgatgatcttctcaaggtcttttccaaccaaaacaattctatgagtctataagccaggttggatggggcctagagcaacctggtctagtggaagacaTCCCtggcctgtggcagggggttggaactagatgatctttaagatcccttccaacccacccaAAACAGTCTGTGGATCTGTGAAAGAGCAGATAATAAATGAAGAGAGCTACCAAGAGCAGCCAAAAATGAAGAGCACAAAGCCTGAGGTTCCCAGGCTGAGTGACATGTGGTGGGTAATGAGATGAGAACCAATCCTACCTCCAAAGGTCACTACATTAAACAGCAAATGAGCTACACCAGTAGGTTGGTACTGGGATGAGGGCTGTCCCAGTCATGTGGGCAGCTCCACTGGCCAGAGCCACCAGAAACACACCACTGGAGCTCACCTAGCACTCCACTGAAATGGCTCCATGGGCAAAATGTCCTCCAAGCAGCAACCCCAGACACACGACTAAGACACCTTTTGGTTTCTCCCAGCCCCTCCAAAGACAGGGATGCTGGAGCCAGGTatgggtcaggctcttctcccaaggaagggacaggacaagaggcaacggCCTCAAATTgctccaggagaggtttaggttggacatgaggaacaacttgaGGGTTGTcaggctggcccaggctgcccagggcagtggtggaatccccatccctgaagggctttcaaagccatggagatgtggtgctgaaggacatggcttggtggtgacctggcagtgccagttaagggttggactccacgacctgaaaagtctcttccaatccaagtgattccacgattctataaataatttgtttgtttctttacacCCCTGGAAGACCTCAGTGGTGACCGTGAAACCACCTAGAGCTTGTCCTTCTGGCACACACATCCCACAGGGGACAATACAGGCTGGAGGAATGGGACATGGAGGCTCACATCACCTCTCCATGGCCGAGGATCAGCTGGGACCAGCTCATCCACTCGGGACACTTGTCCCTGTCAGTGAAGGTTGTGTTGGActtccagcagcagtgctcGTGGTTGAACCAGAAGCCTGCCAAGCAGACTCCCTCCTTCAGATCAGTCATCCAGTGGGCAGAGATGTCTATCAGACCTGCCAAGGACcctgggggaaaggggaagaagaagaatatTCAATAATCTCCTCATGGAGATGCAAACACCTGAAAGTTACACCTCTTATTCTGTAGAAAGCTGAAAAAAGATCCCCTCTGGTTTATCTCTTGAAGAGCAGGTCAGGAACCAAATCATCTTTCACCACAAGTTGCATTCAAAGCCACCCTGCACCACTGGAAAGGAATTCTTCTCCACCAGGCTGAAAAGGAGCTCATTAAATACAGCCCAGAGGTGGTCTGAGAGGCAGGGAGGGtcctgctggaggagcagacaAGATGTGCCACCAGGCTCCAGCACAAGAGCTGGAATCCAGGAGCTCCAAATAACTTGGAATTTGAAGAAGACCTTCCCAACTCccaatttaaaaggaaaaagggaaggggaagttACAGCTGTGCCAACAAAACCTTCCTGACTCCAAAAGAGGAACCTTTGAGCAATTTCTTATTTTGCTGTCAAgaacaacccaaacccccccagaTCAAGGTTGCCATCAGCTCTGTTCTACACTGCAGCAtgaagcccaggagcagagacCTCAGGGCTGAGCAAGGTGGAGTGCAGGCTCCAGAGCAACCCTCAACCCTCAGCAAATCTCCCAGTTAATGGCAAActagcagcagctctgctctgtaaACATTAACAGAAGATCTGATTTGGTCCCTCATGAGGTCTGCTCCACTGATTTCTGCTGGGAAGTGCTGAACCCAACCCAGCCACTACTCTGCTGGGTCCAAAGTTTGCTCCTGAAGGCACTCAGAAGGTCTCAGCCAGCCAAGCTCTGAATGAAGCTTGACTGCCCAACACCAGCTCTCATTTAAAGACCTGGATTTGTTGGGTGGATCACTCAGCAGGTAAGGAATGGGGCTTGATGATGGCATTCCAAGAGCGAcggtcaatggctcaatgtgtAAGTAGAGACCACTGATGAGTGGTGTTGCTCAGGTGTCCCACTGCTGGTCCccacaggcttgagaggtgggccaaagccaacctcatgaagttccaACAAAGCCAGacacaaggtcctgcacctgggtcgaggtgatgccaagcacaaatccaggctgagtGAAGaatggatggagagcagtgctgaggaggaggacttggggctgttggacatgagccagcacagTGCACTCGCAGCCCACAAGCCAaacatgtcctgggctgatccccagcagtgtgggcagtagggggaggaagggaatttttgcccctctgctctgctgagcccccacctgcagtgctggggccagctctggagtcctcagcacagcacagacatggagctgttggagcagggccagaggaggccacagcagtgatgggagggctggaagccctctgctgtgaggccaggttGAAAGAGTTGGTggtgttcaccctggagaagaggaggctccagggagaccttagaacagccagggtttgaagggggctacaggagagctacagagggacttttgacaaaggcacagagtggcaggacaaggggtggtggcttcaaactggaagctggactgagattagacatgaggaagaaatccttccttgtgagggtggtgaggcactggaacaggttgtacaGGGAAGCTGTGAGAGCTCCAAGCATGGCTGTGCTCaaacccaggctggatgaggccttgagcaacctggtctggtggaaggagTCTATggccttggcagggaggttgatggaactagatggtctttaagggcACCCCCCTCTCCAAAACTAGTCATCTAACTATattaaggaaagaaagaaaaagggggaaaaagaaaaaaagagaaagaaagaaggaaatcttTCTAGCAGTGCTTGGCACTCACCTCTGCAGGGTCAGCCAAGCATGGTCAGCAAAGATGATGGACACCATGAGACTCCTCTGCCCCAGTGTTCtaccagctctgcctctgcctggatGGCTTTAGCTCACagcttgccagcagcagcagattcagaGTAGCATCAGGGGCAGCTTTCATGCTCAGCTTCGCAGCCTCAAAGCATTTCAAAAATCACTCTCCACGGCTcgtgaagcagcagcagcagagccacaaaTACCAGCCCACCCCCTCCACCCAGCTCCAGAGGCTGAagctccttctccagcagaacCAGGCCATGGTTTTGAGCTGAGGTGTGCTCTTACCTGCCAAGAGGCCAATGAGGAGCAtcagcagccagccagagaAGGCATCGCTGACGCTGTGGATCAGCGCCCAGGTGGACTCTTTGCTCCTGCTGGTGATCTGGAGAAGGTTGTTCAAGAAGACACAACAATCTGAGTCACTGATGGACTTGAGTGTCAGGGCTCTAAGAACTACATAGTGATGCagtgaacaggctgcccagggagctggtggatgtcccctccctggaggtgctcaagggcaggttggatgaggccttgagcaaccttggtttagtgggaggtgtccctgcccatggcaggggggttggaactagatggtctcttccaacccaaaccattccatgaatctaggTGATTAAAGGGGGACAGACCCTAACGTGCAAACCAACAGATCTCAGGACATGTTCTCCTTGGAGGAGTGAGAGAAGAGTTGCCAGGCAGTGGCTGCTCTTACAGCTGGTGCAGTCAAACACAACTCTGGGGAGGAGATGGGCAAGAACTGACCAAGGATAATTCCATCTACCCCAGAAAAATATTCAAGTGATGTTTCTTTCTGGGTGTCTTCTCcataaacccaaaacaaaaatcacccCTTAATCTGCTGGTGGCCCTcaagtactggagagagtccagcagaggctacaaagatgctgaggggcctggagcatctctgtgagaagcaaaggctgagagccctggggctgttgagcctggagaaaagaataataattGAAGAACATTTTGGCAAGCAACTGTTGAGTTGGATCTGTTGAGTTCAGCCACTGCCATACAAGAGTCCTGCCAGCAAGGGTTTGTGTGAGTCAGGAGCATGCTGGGGATATTGATTTGTTATTTAAAGCATCCCCTGCTTTCTAAGCAGATTCCAGAGAACAGAGAAGTCCTGGGAATTGCAGAATCCCCAAATCTCAGcctggtaggggttggaagggacctctggagatcatccagtccaaacctcctgccaaagcagggtcacctacagcaccttgcccaggatcatgatgtccagctgggtttggaagctctccagacaaggagactccacaacctctctgggcagcctgctccagggctccagcaccctcataccaaagaattttctcctcctgttcagatggaacctctaggattccagtttgtgcccattgccccttgtcctgtccctgggcaccactgagaagagtctggccctatcctcttgccccccaccctttagctcttgctgagcactaaGCAGATTCCCTCAGGCAGCTCTTCTGCAGtctcaacagccccaagtccctcaagGCTGCTTCCTCAACCATGCAGAGACCTTCATCCACCCCATGGTGTGAGCAGAAAAACCACCTGCTTCTTATCAATGAAGTGGATCAGGGGGGCTTAGATTCTTCC
This DNA window, taken from Indicator indicator isolate 239-I01 chromosome 17, UM_Iind_1.1, whole genome shotgun sequence, encodes the following:
- the LOC128972662 gene encoding H(+)/Cl(-) exchange transporter 5 isoform X2, with amino-acid sequence MEQKSYRRGSFQSSTSDEDMLEIAGASLDFTMADDDPPLDREMGGFSSYNGGGLTGSSTVMDFLEEPLPGVGTYEDFNTIDWVREKSRDRDRHREITSRSKESTWALIHSVSDAFSGWLLMLLIGLLAGSLAGLIDISAHWMTDLKEGVCLAGFWFNHEHCCWKSNTTFTDRDKCPEWMSWSQLILGHGEGAFAYILNYLMYVVWALLFSLLAVLLVKGFAPYACGSGIPEIKTILSGFIIRGYLGKWTLIIKTITLVLAVSSGLSLGKEGPLVHVACCCGNILCHLFTKYRKNEAKRREVLSAAAAAGVSVAFGAPIGGVLFSLEEVSYYFPLKTLWRSFFAALVAAFTLRSINPFGNSRLVLFYVEFHMPWHLLELVPFILLGIFGGLWGAFFIRSNIAWCRRRKTTKLGRYPVLEVLVVTAITAVLAFPNEYTRMSTSELISELFNDCGVLDSSQLCEYVNDFNSTKGDDLPDRAAGPGVYTAMWQLALALVMKVFITIFTFGMKVPSGLFIPSMAVGAIAGRLLGVAMEQLAFYHHDWAIFSGWCSQGADCITPGLYAMVGAAACLGGVTRMTVSLVVIMFELTGGLEYIVPLMAAAMTSKWVADAIGREGIYDAHIRLNGYPFLEAKEEFSHKTLAMDVMRPRRSDPPLTVITQDSMTVEDVETIINETTYSGYPVVVSRESQRLVGFVLRRDLIISIENARKKQDGIVSTSIIYFTDHSPPLPPSSPSMLKLRSILDLSPFTVTDQTPMEIVVDIFRKLGLRQCLVTHNGKLLGIITKKDVLKHIAQLANQDPDSILFN
- the LOC128972662 gene encoding H(+)/Cl(-) exchange transporter 5 isoform X1 codes for the protein MGLEAVAMEQKSYRRGSFQSSTSDEDMLEIAGASLDFTMADDDPPLDREMGGFSSYNGGGLTGSSTVMDFLEEPLPGVGTYEDFNTIDWVREKSRDRDRHREITSRSKESTWALIHSVSDAFSGWLLMLLIGLLAGSLAGLIDISAHWMTDLKEGVCLAGFWFNHEHCCWKSNTTFTDRDKCPEWMSWSQLILGHGEGAFAYILNYLMYVVWALLFSLLAVLLVKGFAPYACGSGIPEIKTILSGFIIRGYLGKWTLIIKTITLVLAVSSGLSLGKEGPLVHVACCCGNILCHLFTKYRKNEAKRREVLSAAAAAGVSVAFGAPIGGVLFSLEEVSYYFPLKTLWRSFFAALVAAFTLRSINPFGNSRLVLFYVEFHMPWHLLELVPFILLGIFGGLWGAFFIRSNIAWCRRRKTTKLGRYPVLEVLVVTAITAVLAFPNEYTRMSTSELISELFNDCGVLDSSQLCEYVNDFNSTKGDDLPDRAAGPGVYTAMWQLALALVMKVFITIFTFGMKVPSGLFIPSMAVGAIAGRLLGVAMEQLAFYHHDWAIFSGWCSQGADCITPGLYAMVGAAACLGGVTRMTVSLVVIMFELTGGLEYIVPLMAAAMTSKWVADAIGREGIYDAHIRLNGYPFLEAKEEFSHKTLAMDVMRPRRSDPPLTVITQDSMTVEDVETIINETTYSGYPVVVSRESQRLVGFVLRRDLIISIENARKKQDGIVSTSIIYFTDHSPPLPPSSPSMLKLRSILDLSPFTVTDQTPMEIVVDIFRKLGLRQCLVTHNGKLLGIITKKDVLKHIAQLANQDPDSILFN
- the LOC128972662 gene encoding H(+)/Cl(-) exchange transporter 5 isoform X3, with the protein product MTDLKEGVCLAGFWFNHEHCCWKSNTTFTDRDKCPEWMSWSQLILGHGEGAFAYILNYLMYVVWALLFSLLAVLLVKGFAPYACGSGIPEIKTILSGFIIRGYLGKWTLIIKTITLVLAVSSGLSLGKEGPLVHVACCCGNILCHLFTKYRKNEAKRREVLSAAAAAGVSVAFGAPIGGVLFSLEEVSYYFPLKTLWRSFFAALVAAFTLRSINPFGNSRLVLFYVEFHMPWHLLELVPFILLGIFGGLWGAFFIRSNIAWCRRRKTTKLGRYPVLEVLVVTAITAVLAFPNEYTRMSTSELISELFNDCGVLDSSQLCEYVNDFNSTKGDDLPDRAAGPGVYTAMWQLALALVMKVFITIFTFGMKVPSGLFIPSMAVGAIAGRLLGVAMEQLAFYHHDWAIFSGWCSQGADCITPGLYAMVGAAACLGGVTRMTVSLVVIMFELTGGLEYIVPLMAAAMTSKWVADAIGREGIYDAHIRLNGYPFLEAKEEFSHKTLAMDVMRPRRSDPPLTVITQDSMTVEDVETIINETTYSGYPVVVSRESQRLVGFVLRRDLIISIENARKKQDGIVSTSIIYFTDHSPPLPPSSPSMLKLRSILDLSPFTVTDQTPMEIVVDIFRKLGLRQCLVTHNGKLLGIITKKDVLKHIAQLANQDPDSILFN